ATACTCACCATCTAAACGGCGAACTCCTACACCAAGTCTATCAGCATCGGGGTCTGTTGCAATGAAGGTAGCAGCTTTTTTCTTTTTGGCATAAAACTCACATAAGGCGAGGGCTTCTTTTTCTTCTGGGTTAGGGTATTTGACAGTTGGAAATTCACCATCTGGTTTTTTTTGTTCAGGAACAAGAAATACAGACTTATAACCAAAGAAATTTAACATTTCTTTCATATAATCACCGCCAGTTCCATGTAACGGTGAGTAAACGATTCCTAACTCAGCCCTAGATTTTGGTTTTACGGAAGATAGAATCCCTGCTTGTTTTAATTCCTTTAAATAAGTTTTGAAAACGATTGGTCCAACAGGTTTTACGAATTTTTTGTAATCTTTGTCGGTTTTATTTACGAGAGGGATGGTAGACCAATCGTTAATTTCACTAATTCTTTTGATGATGAGAGAATCATCTGGGGGAACAAGTTGCCCCCCATCCTCAAGATAAGCTTTGAATCCATTGTATTCCGGTGGATTGTGTGATGCAGTGATCACAATCCCACCACTCGCTTTGTAATAACGGATGGCATAAGAGAGAAGAGGAGTCGGTGTTACCTTAGGAAAAATATATACTTTAACTCCAAGTTTGGCGGCAATGCCAGCGGAGAGTTCTGCAAATTCTTTAGAGAGTCTTCTTGAATCATAAGCAATGACAATAGACGCATTTTTTCTGGTATCTCTTAAATAACTGATGAAACCAAGCGCGGCACGACCTACAGTGTAGAGGTTCATTTTGCCGATCCCGTTTCCTATCTTACCCCGAATCCCGCCAGTTCCAAAGCTGAGAGGAGAGGCATAGGCATCAACGAGTTCCGAACTGATCCCAGCTTTCCAATCTTCGTAAGCCTTTTTGGCTTCATTCTGGATTTCCGATGAAAAAGGTGATTTCGTCCAAGATAGGATATTGTCTTCTGGTTTCAACATAGCTTACATACTAATCTTTTGAAGCTAAGTTGTCTGGAAATCAATTTTGGAACCTAGAGAATTTTTCATAGAAGACCGGTTGGAACGGTTTCGCCTAAAGGCATTTTGCAATTTAGGGGAGAGTGGGCTTGGCCATTTCCGTTTGGAAGAAGTTTTAGAGATGGCAAAAATTTCATTTTCTGACCTTGCCGACATTCCTATGAATGATGCACCGAACCAAGGTTCCCTGGAACTTCGCCGTACCATCGCCGCTCTTTATCCTGGAGTTTCACCTGAACAGGTCCTTGTGACAACGGGAACAGGTGAGGCATTGTACTTGGCATTTCATATGGCGCTTAAGCCCCAAACAAAAGTGGCACTCATTTGGCCTGCCTTCCAAGCTCTTTATGAAATTCCCAAAATGCTCGGAGCGGAGATCATCAAAGTTCCCCATGAAAAAGCATTTCTCGCATCCACGTGGAGTGAGATTGATGCCGATCTTTATATTTTAAACCACCCTCACAATCCCACGGGCAAAACTTTTTCGGATTGGGAATGGAATTCCCTCATCACCGAGTTTCGGGAAAAAAAGAGGCAAGTTC
Above is a window of Leptospira perdikensis DNA encoding:
- a CDS encoding phospho-sugar mutase, whose protein sequence is MLKPEDNILSWTKSPFSSEIQNEAKKAYEDWKAGISSELVDAYASPLSFGTGGIRGKIGNGIGKMNLYTVGRAALGFISYLRDTRKNASIVIAYDSRRLSKEFAELSAGIAAKLGVKVYIFPKVTPTPLLSYAIRYYKASGGIVITASHNPPEYNGFKAYLEDGGQLVPPDDSLIIKRISEINDWSTIPLVNKTDKDYKKFVKPVGPIVFKTYLKELKQAGILSSVKPKSRAELGIVYSPLHGTGGDYMKEMLNFFGYKSVFLVPEQKKPDGEFPTVKYPNPEEKEALALCEFYAKKKKAATFIATDPDADRLGVGVRRLDGEYEYLNGNQIGSIMAAYLSERKKSKTKTYHLVKTIVTTDLQEAIAKKNGIKIKNVLTGFKFIAEEMKQIESKKNHVFLFGGEESYGYLPVSFVRDKDSLSSALLFVEILAEKGDLLSYLEAIYLKYGLYRESLYSLTLEGSSGQDKIKKAIESLRAENLIGKSIGGRKVVGVLDYETQKADGKAKATVFKGMPKSNVIQVELEGNAKLTIRPSGTEPKVKVYSSFASLKKPKKQSEIPNLWESLGKEISLAETEFLQLAGLK